A single window of Pseudarthrobacter defluvii DNA harbors:
- a CDS encoding sarcosine oxidase subunit delta: MLLIPCPNCGPRDETEFHYGGQAHVPYPENPNELSDTEWSRYLFYRENPKGIFAERWVHSTGCRQWFNMLRDTVSYDIKAVYPMGAKRPDRSPDGAPETGTASTGPESTTTGSAAPSTSTTSILSTTAPEGATK, from the coding sequence ATGCTGCTGATCCCATGCCCCAACTGCGGCCCGCGGGACGAAACCGAATTCCACTACGGGGGACAGGCCCACGTCCCGTACCCCGAGAACCCCAACGAGCTGAGCGACACGGAGTGGTCCCGCTACCTCTTCTACCGGGAGAACCCCAAAGGCATCTTCGCCGAGCGCTGGGTCCACAGCACCGGCTGCCGCCAGTGGTTCAACATGCTCCGCGACACGGTGAGCTACGACATCAAGGCTGTCTACCCGATGGGGGCGAAGCGGCCTGACCGCTCCCCGGACGGCGCACCCGAAACCGGGACCGCCAGCACCGGCCCTGAGAGCACCACCACGGGAAGTGCCGCACCCAGCACCTCCACCACGAGCATCCTCAGCACCACCGCCCCGGAAGGAGCGACCAAGTGA
- a CDS encoding ABC transporter substrate-binding protein gives MLPPLTSAGTHVSRRTFLAAAGGALTAAGLAGCAPAGAAPATTITFHQSKPEAVPYFRDLAAKFTGSQDRFRVLHDMATNLSASFVRSSPPDLGCLNYNLEMARFMERGALSDLSDLPEAATIRDDVLDLTNWYPTYPGRTSVIPYSVMAASVIYNRRIFQEHGLAVPTTWDELIDVCERLKSAGVTPIYGTFRDPWTVAQGLFDYTVGGMVDVRGFYAKMHEIGEHVGPDSDVSFQKTLLEPVQRMVQLTKYVNPDAASRGYGDGNTAMAQGQAAMYFQGPWAFGEIEKAATGLDLGTFPLPMTSDPADLKVRVNVDLSLWVPEAANGQQGARAFLQYLLQPEIQNPYNAKFLGFGTAKDAPPVTDPRIVEMQKYYDEGRFYMGASQFIPNTIPAANYIQSIIGGADPEGTLRRMDADWARLAFRA, from the coding sequence ATGTTGCCACCTTTGACGTCCGCGGGGACGCACGTTTCCCGACGTACTTTCCTTGCCGCTGCGGGAGGTGCCCTGACCGCTGCCGGCCTGGCCGGCTGCGCCCCTGCCGGTGCGGCGCCGGCCACGACCATCACGTTCCACCAGTCGAAACCCGAAGCCGTCCCCTACTTCCGGGACCTGGCGGCGAAGTTCACCGGATCACAGGACCGGTTCCGGGTCCTTCACGACATGGCCACCAATCTGTCCGCCAGCTTTGTCCGCAGCAGCCCCCCGGATCTTGGCTGCTTGAACTACAACCTGGAGATGGCCCGGTTCATGGAACGCGGGGCCCTCTCCGACCTTTCAGACCTGCCCGAAGCAGCAACAATCCGGGACGACGTGCTGGACCTGACCAACTGGTACCCCACCTATCCCGGCCGCACCAGCGTGATCCCCTATTCGGTGATGGCCGCGTCCGTCATCTACAACCGCCGGATCTTCCAGGAGCACGGCCTGGCTGTTCCAACCACCTGGGACGAATTGATTGACGTGTGTGAACGGCTGAAGTCCGCCGGAGTGACTCCCATCTACGGCACTTTCCGCGATCCGTGGACAGTGGCGCAGGGCCTGTTCGATTACACGGTGGGCGGCATGGTGGACGTGCGCGGCTTCTACGCCAAAATGCACGAAATCGGTGAGCATGTGGGACCGGACTCCGACGTGTCATTCCAAAAGACGCTGCTGGAACCGGTGCAGCGCATGGTCCAGCTGACCAAATACGTTAATCCCGATGCGGCCAGCCGGGGCTACGGTGACGGCAACACCGCGATGGCGCAGGGCCAGGCGGCAATGTATTTCCAGGGACCCTGGGCCTTTGGAGAGATCGAGAAGGCGGCCACCGGCCTTGACCTTGGCACCTTTCCGCTTCCAATGACCTCTGACCCTGCCGACCTTAAAGTCCGGGTGAACGTCGACCTCTCCCTTTGGGTGCCCGAAGCCGCGAACGGACAGCAAGGGGCGCGCGCGTTCCTTCAATACCTTCTGCAGCCGGAAATCCAGAACCCCTACAACGCCAAGTTCCTGGGATTCGGCACGGCCAAGGACGCTCCTCCTGTCACCGACCCGCGCATCGTCGAAATGCAGAAGTACTACGACGAGGGCCGCTTCTACATGGGCGCCTCGCAGTTCATCCCCAACACGATTCCCGCGGCCAACTACATCCAGTCGATCATCGGTGGCGCCGATCCCGAAGGCACCCTGCGCCGGATGGACGCTGACTGGGCGCGCCTGGCTTTCCGGGCGTAA
- a CDS encoding sarcosine oxidase subunit beta family protein yields MSTQHLPEHPDFLWRNPEPKSSYDAVIVGGGGHGLATAYFLAKNHGMTNIAVLEKGWLAGGNMARNTTIIRSNYLWDESAAIYEHALKLWEILPEELEYDFLFSQRGVMNLAHTLGDVRESMRRVGANKLNGVDAEWLDPQQVKELCPILNISDNIRYPVMGATYQPRAGIAKHDHVAWAFARKCDELGVDIIQNCEVTGFLKDGNRVVGVKTNRGTINTEKVGLCAAGHSSVLAEMAGFELPIQSHPLQALVSELHEPVHPTVVMSNHVHVYVSQAHKGELVMGAGVDSYNGYGQRGSFHVIEQQMAAAVELFPIFARAHVLRTWGGIVDTTLDASPIVGTTPVENMFVNCGWGTGGFKGTPAAGMTFAHTIATGAPHKLNAPFSLERFETGALIDEHGAAAVAH; encoded by the coding sequence GTGAGCACCCAGCACCTTCCGGAGCACCCGGACTTCCTCTGGCGGAACCCGGAACCCAAGTCCTCCTACGACGCCGTGATCGTCGGCGGCGGCGGGCACGGCCTGGCCACCGCCTACTTCCTGGCCAAGAACCACGGGATGACCAATATCGCCGTCCTCGAAAAGGGCTGGCTGGCCGGCGGCAACATGGCCCGCAACACCACCATCATCCGCTCCAACTACCTCTGGGACGAGAGCGCGGCCATCTACGAGCACGCTCTCAAGCTCTGGGAAATCCTGCCCGAGGAACTCGAGTACGACTTCCTGTTCAGCCAGCGCGGCGTGATGAACCTGGCCCACACCCTGGGCGACGTGCGCGAAAGCATGCGCCGCGTGGGCGCCAACAAGCTCAACGGCGTGGACGCCGAATGGCTTGACCCGCAGCAGGTCAAGGAACTCTGCCCTATCCTGAACATCAGCGACAACATCCGCTACCCCGTCATGGGCGCCACGTACCAGCCGCGGGCCGGTATCGCCAAGCACGACCACGTGGCCTGGGCCTTCGCCCGCAAGTGCGACGAACTGGGCGTGGACATCATCCAGAACTGCGAGGTGACCGGCTTCCTCAAGGACGGCAACCGCGTAGTGGGCGTCAAGACCAACCGCGGCACCATCAACACCGAAAAGGTGGGCCTCTGCGCCGCCGGCCACAGCTCGGTCCTGGCCGAGATGGCAGGCTTCGAGTTGCCCATCCAGTCGCACCCGCTGCAGGCGCTGGTCTCGGAACTGCACGAGCCCGTCCACCCCACGGTGGTCATGTCCAACCACGTGCACGTCTATGTCTCCCAGGCGCACAAGGGCGAACTGGTAATGGGCGCCGGCGTTGACTCCTACAACGGCTACGGCCAGCGCGGCTCCTTCCACGTGATCGAGCAGCAGATGGCGGCCGCCGTCGAGCTCTTCCCCATCTTCGCCCGGGCCCACGTGCTCCGGACCTGGGGCGGCATCGTGGACACCACCCTGGACGCCTCGCCGATCGTGGGCACCACTCCGGTGGAGAACATGTTCGTGAACTGCGGCTGGGGAACCGGCGGATTCAAGGGCACTCCCGCCGCCGGCATGACCTTCGCGCACACCATCGCCACCGGCGCCCCGCACAAACTGAATGCGCCGTTCTCGCTGGAACGCTTCGAAACCGGCGCCCTCATCGACGAACACGGCGCCGCTGCCGTGGCCCACTAG
- the glyA gene encoding serine hydroxymethyltransferase, whose translation MQDVLNASLATVDADVAAAVAQELHRQQSTLEMIASENFAPSSVMEAQGSVLTNKYAEGYPGKRYYGGCEHVDVIEQLAIDRVKALFGAEFANVQPHSGAQANAAAMFALLNPGDTILGLSLAHGGHLTHGMKINFSGKLYNVVPYHVREEDLRIDMAEVEALALEHKPKLIVAGWSAYSRQLDFAEFRRIADLVGAYLMVDMAHFAGLVAAGLHPNPVPYADVVTTTTHKTLGGPRGGVILAKEEYAKKINSAVFPGQQGGPLEHVVAAKAVAFKLAAAPEFKERQERVLQGAKLLAERLLKEDVAAAGISVVNGGTDVHLVLVDLRHSELDGQQGEDALHQIGITVNRNAVPFDPRPPMVSSGLRIGTPALAARGFGAAEFTEVADIIATALIASAGTGTLPGDTAVELRKRVTALAGKFPLYPHLSADANLAGIEADLIGAAQ comes from the coding sequence ATGCAGGACGTACTGAACGCCTCGCTTGCCACGGTCGACGCCGATGTCGCCGCCGCTGTGGCACAGGAACTGCACCGCCAGCAGTCCACCCTGGAAATGATTGCGTCGGAGAATTTCGCTCCGTCCTCCGTCATGGAGGCCCAGGGCTCGGTGCTCACCAACAAGTACGCCGAAGGATACCCGGGCAAGCGCTACTACGGTGGCTGCGAGCACGTGGACGTCATCGAGCAGCTGGCCATCGACCGCGTGAAGGCACTCTTCGGCGCCGAGTTCGCCAACGTGCAGCCGCACTCAGGCGCCCAGGCCAACGCCGCCGCCATGTTCGCCCTGCTGAACCCGGGCGACACCATCCTGGGGCTCTCCCTGGCGCACGGCGGACACCTCACGCACGGCATGAAGATCAACTTCTCCGGCAAGCTCTACAACGTGGTTCCCTACCACGTCCGCGAGGAAGACCTCCGGATCGATATGGCCGAAGTGGAAGCCCTGGCGTTGGAGCACAAGCCCAAGCTGATCGTGGCCGGCTGGTCCGCCTACTCCCGCCAGCTGGACTTCGCCGAGTTCCGCCGCATCGCCGACCTCGTGGGGGCCTACCTCATGGTGGACATGGCGCACTTCGCCGGACTCGTCGCCGCGGGCCTGCACCCCAACCCCGTCCCCTACGCGGACGTGGTCACCACCACCACCCACAAGACCCTCGGCGGTCCGCGCGGCGGCGTCATCCTGGCCAAGGAGGAATACGCCAAGAAGATCAACAGCGCGGTGTTCCCGGGCCAGCAGGGTGGTCCGCTGGAGCATGTTGTGGCAGCCAAGGCCGTGGCGTTCAAGCTCGCTGCCGCCCCCGAATTCAAGGAACGCCAGGAGCGGGTGCTCCAGGGCGCCAAGCTGCTGGCCGAGCGCCTCCTCAAGGAAGACGTCGCAGCCGCGGGTATTTCCGTGGTCAACGGCGGCACCGACGTCCACCTGGTCCTGGTGGACCTCCGCCACTCCGAACTCGACGGCCAGCAGGGTGAGGACGCGCTCCACCAGATCGGCATCACGGTCAACCGCAACGCCGTCCCCTTCGACCCCCGCCCGCCGATGGTCTCCTCCGGCCTCCGGATCGGCACCCCCGCCCTGGCCGCCCGCGGCTTCGGCGCCGCCGAGTTCACCGAGGTTGCGGACATCATCGCGACGGCGCTCATCGCCTCAGCGGGCACCGGCACCCTCCCCGGGGACACCGCCGTCGAACTCCGGAAACGCGTGACGGCCCTGGCCGGCAAATTCCCCCTCTACCCGCACCTCTCCGCCGACGCCAACCTGGCCGGCATCGAGGCAGACCTGATTGGAGCCGCCCAGTGA
- a CDS encoding GntR family transcriptional regulator produces the protein MSVILENHLTGDGDLSLSEQAYRHLRDRLIMLDIRPGEAINDGKLAAELGIGRTPVREALKRLESDHLVVSYPRRGTFATIVDITELADVSELRESLEPLAARRAAKLATPALRAEIRETAAAISTMGDDDDPYDLMRHDIKVHRLIYRAAANAHLEDVLIRYDNLATRIWCMVLEKVPSVASHIAEHVELLEAVADGDADRAGKLALEHVTSFEQAIRNVL, from the coding sequence ATGAGCGTCATATTAGAGAACCACCTGACCGGCGACGGGGACCTCTCGCTCTCCGAACAGGCCTACCGGCACCTCCGCGACCGGCTCATCATGCTGGACATCCGGCCGGGCGAGGCAATCAATGACGGCAAGCTGGCCGCCGAACTCGGGATCGGCCGGACGCCGGTCCGGGAAGCCCTCAAGCGCCTGGAAAGCGACCACCTCGTGGTGTCCTATCCCCGCCGCGGAACGTTCGCCACCATCGTCGACATCACTGAACTGGCAGACGTCTCAGAGCTGCGCGAATCCCTGGAACCCCTAGCCGCACGCCGGGCCGCCAAGCTGGCAACGCCGGCGCTGCGGGCGGAAATCCGGGAAACCGCGGCCGCGATCTCCACCATGGGCGACGACGATGATCCCTACGACCTCATGCGGCACGACATCAAGGTCCACCGGCTGATCTACCGGGCCGCGGCCAACGCGCACCTCGAGGACGTCCTGATCCGCTACGACAACCTGGCCACGCGCATCTGGTGCATGGTGCTGGAAAAGGTCCCGTCCGTCGCGTCCCACATTGCCGAGCACGTTGAGCTGCTGGAAGCAGTGGCCGACGGCGACGCGGACCGGGCCGGCAAGCTCGCCCTGGAGCACGTCACCAGTTTCGAGCAGGCCATCCGGAACGTGCTCTAG
- a CDS encoding tartrate dehydrogenase, producing MTRTYTIDSIPGDGIGVDVTEVAMECVDAAAELHGFGVSWRVREWNSDLYTKTGRMMPVDGIEQLGTGDGIYLGAVGTPDVPDDVTLWGLLIPIRREFDQYINLRPMKLLPGVKGAMPGIEDLDIVVVRENVEGEYSQIGGRFGSGTPAEFAVQESVFTRAGVSRAARYAAEAAASRGGTLVSATKSNGIIHTMPFWDEVVAETVADFPGVTVDKVLIDALAARLVMKPTSVRTIVASNLFGDILSDLVAGVAGSIGIAPSANLNPERRYPSMFEPVHGSAPDIAGKGIANPVGALWAAAMMLEHLGEAEAARSLTGAFESALGDGIATPDLGGSATTLEFAQEVRARLR from the coding sequence ATGACCCGCACCTACACCATCGACTCAATTCCCGGTGACGGCATCGGCGTCGATGTCACCGAAGTGGCCATGGAATGCGTGGACGCGGCGGCTGAGCTGCACGGGTTTGGTGTCTCCTGGCGGGTCCGCGAGTGGAACAGCGATCTGTACACCAAGACCGGCAGGATGATGCCGGTCGACGGGATTGAGCAGCTCGGCACCGGCGACGGCATTTACCTGGGAGCGGTGGGAACACCCGACGTTCCGGATGATGTGACCCTGTGGGGACTGCTCATCCCCATCCGCCGCGAATTCGACCAGTACATCAACCTCCGGCCCATGAAGCTGCTGCCAGGCGTTAAGGGCGCGATGCCCGGCATCGAGGACCTGGATATCGTGGTGGTCCGCGAAAACGTGGAAGGCGAATATTCGCAGATCGGCGGCCGCTTCGGTTCAGGGACACCTGCCGAATTCGCAGTGCAGGAGAGCGTTTTCACCAGGGCCGGCGTCAGCAGGGCGGCGCGCTATGCAGCCGAGGCCGCCGCGAGCCGGGGCGGCACGCTGGTCTCGGCCACCAAATCCAACGGCATCATCCACACCATGCCGTTTTGGGACGAGGTGGTGGCGGAGACGGTGGCGGACTTCCCGGGCGTCACTGTCGACAAAGTGCTCATCGATGCGCTCGCGGCACGGCTGGTCATGAAGCCCACCAGCGTCCGCACCATCGTGGCGTCCAACCTGTTCGGAGACATCCTGTCCGACCTTGTGGCCGGAGTGGCCGGCTCCATCGGCATCGCCCCGAGCGCCAACCTCAACCCGGAGCGCCGGTACCCGTCGATGTTCGAGCCGGTCCACGGTTCTGCCCCGGATATCGCGGGCAAGGGTATTGCCAACCCGGTGGGTGCCCTCTGGGCTGCGGCCATGATGCTCGAGCATTTGGGGGAGGCGGAGGCAGCCCGGTCGCTGACCGGCGCCTTCGAATCCGCTCTTGGAGACGGAATCGCAACGCCGGACCTGGGAGGTTCAGCCACCACGCTGGAATTCGCGCAGGAGGTGCGGGCCCGGCTGCGCTAG
- a CDS encoding ROK family transcriptional regulator has translation MDGTTASSTQLLRQINSEALLRFALQEQVFTAGEAMAATGLTRATVLGVCDGLVHAGWLEEVGDGGEASRSTKGRPARRYRLRESAGVVVGMDAGESRLTTLVADLRGRELGKRCERIDSHTLGCAGRVAAARALIDRTLSDAGWNAADVLLTVVGVPAPVDADGMSPEGGEFWQLMNSGFASGLPGEVLIENDANLAAVAEQAQEPSANVATLLSGERFGAGLIVDGRLLRGRQGGAGEMRFLDVFDTKLVSDEGGSDGLGALARTWARAGVNTYDGASSLRRIPEGNISAEDVFRAAREGDPLARDIIARLGERLARITVALASLLDIERVVVAGGISSAIEPVLERARDLLPTDSGLPLPHLVASTLGAEVVVRGAVESGLAGIRREPAAFLPRAARTGNHAFPTPN, from the coding sequence GTGGACGGAACTACGGCGAGCTCGACCCAACTGTTGCGGCAGATCAACTCGGAAGCATTGCTGCGCTTCGCCCTCCAGGAACAGGTGTTCACGGCCGGTGAAGCAATGGCTGCCACGGGCCTTACCCGCGCCACCGTGCTGGGTGTCTGCGACGGTCTTGTTCATGCGGGCTGGCTGGAGGAGGTGGGTGACGGCGGTGAGGCCAGCCGCTCTACCAAGGGCCGGCCGGCACGCCGCTACAGGCTGCGGGAATCTGCGGGTGTGGTGGTGGGGATGGATGCCGGCGAAAGCCGCCTGACAACCCTCGTTGCCGACCTGCGTGGCCGCGAGCTCGGCAAGCGCTGCGAACGCATTGACTCGCACACGCTGGGGTGTGCTGGGCGCGTTGCCGCCGCACGCGCGTTGATTGACCGGACGCTTTCGGATGCCGGATGGAATGCCGCCGATGTCCTGCTGACGGTCGTCGGGGTTCCCGCGCCGGTTGACGCCGACGGCATGTCTCCGGAAGGTGGAGAGTTCTGGCAGTTGATGAATTCCGGATTCGCCTCCGGGCTACCAGGCGAGGTGCTCATCGAGAACGATGCCAACCTCGCTGCCGTGGCTGAACAAGCGCAGGAGCCGTCCGCCAATGTCGCCACCCTGCTGTCCGGAGAGCGGTTCGGAGCGGGCCTGATCGTGGATGGACGCCTGTTGCGGGGACGCCAGGGCGGGGCCGGCGAGATGCGGTTCCTGGATGTCTTCGACACTAAGCTCGTGTCCGACGAGGGGGGCTCGGACGGCCTCGGGGCGCTTGCCCGGACATGGGCACGGGCGGGCGTAAATACCTATGACGGGGCCTCCTCCTTGCGGCGCATACCCGAGGGAAACATCAGCGCAGAGGATGTCTTCCGGGCAGCCCGCGAGGGAGATCCACTTGCGCGGGACATCATCGCCCGGCTGGGTGAACGGCTGGCGCGCATCACGGTGGCGCTCGCCAGCCTTCTCGACATCGAGCGGGTGGTCGTTGCCGGTGGGATCTCCAGCGCCATCGAACCAGTCCTGGAGCGTGCGCGCGATTTGCTGCCCACGGACTCGGGCCTGCCGCTGCCGCACCTTGTCGCGAGCACTCTGGGGGCAGAAGTTGTGGTCCGGGGTGCCGTCGAATCCGGACTGGCCGGGATCAGGCGTGAACCGGCAGCGTTTCTCCCGCGCGCCGCCCGTACCGGGAACCACGCCTTCCCGACTCCGAATTAA